One Gossypium arboreum isolate Shixiya-1 chromosome 13, ASM2569848v2, whole genome shotgun sequence genomic window, cgacttatttCTACAGCATAAATTGGTTCTCGAGGGCCCATTCAAGGAACATTATGATTGAATATggttatgaatagtaaatgatatgtGTAGATTGTTTTTAaatctgtaaactctggtaatgttTCGTAATCCTATTCcgatgacggatatgggttaggggtgttacaattatcatgagtttttttgtttcttttggttatattgtattttgaatgtttttatttgcaagcatgaactaattttctaaatacccaAAGAGATGAACCCTGTGATGAATTTTgtcatttgatttctattttatgCAATAAAGACTTAAATATTGTTCTCAATTATAtgtgcttaattttttatttaatatttctagactattgatccatgtttgatgtgcttaaatcagaggaggaatagaccctgtttgaGAGTAAATCTAgtgtaattgagtggagttgcatgcaattttagaaataggatgacataaatctaccgaattAAAGTCAAATCTAATTAGGgcatccatagatcgagttaatgcgataataagggttttaattagaaagaaatttcatttaattaacctagagtcagttgctcttattCTTGAAGAGAGATTTTAGCATAGTTCAAGGATTTCTACAGATTAAGATAAGTGGagaaattgcgtaatttagattgatagtgacaGATGAAGTCTAGATGAATTCTTTTCTGGGTATTGCTTCGCTTCTTGGTTGTTTACTCGATTATTTTCCTGATTTGTTCTTTGTCGCGTTtgtagttaattagtttagttaatttttagttttaatcaatcactcaaatttattggttaaataatagaaagacggtaattactaatatttttaatttatgtggaAACTATATCTttactcaccataactatactattaattgataaatACACTTGCCTTAGTCATATTTTTAATTAGTTTCAAGTGCATCACTAAAACATATGTTTTAGTCATGCAAACCCTCTTTCCTTAATCTTTGAAGGGTGTTTTAAGAAAAACTAATGTttgttatattaaatatatagatTATATATCAAATATGAACATATTTGAAGGATTAAAAACAAAATCATATGTACTTATATTATACaaaaaatcattaatttaatGTCATAAGTTTATCGCGCATTAACTCAAATGAGAAATGCGCGCATTAACTCAAATGAGAAATGCCTAAAAACCATTCTTTATATAAAATGGGTTAATATTTGATATACGGTAATGCACTTTTTTTACTTCACTAACACTTGTTTCAAGTCTAAAATATCAATGTACCAAATATTTTCTCAAgcaatatttatattataaattttctAATAAATCATTATTTCAAACCAACTGATCAATTATTGAAATAGTTTTTCATTATTGTTAATTTCCATAAAATTTCGTTTGTAATGCAttgatattatttttattcaCATTACTTTatctatttaatattttaattgatattatcaattttataattaatagatgCTAAGATCCCAACACTAGATTTGCTGGATGACAGCATGTTGTACCAGTTGAATTAAACAACGGGTCCGGGATAAATGCTGAATTTACTACTAGTTCCATAAGGACAAGGAATTTTCAACTAGTCTACAAAATATTGCTACACTAGTATCTCATCTCATGGGTGTTTCAAACAATAATCTTTGCTGCATCAGCAAAGGTAATGTCAAATTTTCATAACTTCCAGTTTGTTGGCCAAGGTAAAACAAATAGCTTCATCTTTGTGCAGCTTTGTATGGTCAATGTTAGTCAAATCACTGTCTGTGCAAGTCTTCAGTAAAAAGTAGTAATACCTCGAACGGATCATCGAAATACCGACTCTTTCACAAAGGATCTGCCACCCGAACTGCAAGAGTGAAGATTAGAAAGTTGATGAGCCACCACCAACACAAGGAAGGCTAATCTTTAGCCTAGAAAAAATATATACGCTGTTACTCACGAATACTGAAGATGGATATTCATAAATCGACGATTTTCTTTGCTTTGAGATAGTGTTACAGAGCCTTCAATAATTTGATCCTGCTCCACCTCTATGGGGTCATACAAGTATATCAATGTCTGCAAAATTTACGTCATAAGCTTTAAAAAGGGTACCTTAAAGAAAGGAAGCAGTACCATCATGCAAATTGGTACAGTTCACAACGGTTCAGAATTTTGTTATGCTCAAATCAATAGCGTATTTCTTAATAGAATCAAACAACTTTTGCATATGATACCTGTTGCCAATGTGTTGGAGGATCCTCTGGTGCTGTTGAGAGTACAAGTGGTTCGTTGAGATTGGTGCGTTTCTTAGTTGGGATATCATCAACAGGATCATCATCTGATATGCCAATGAGTGGGGATTGACTTGGAGTGATTATAGAAGAATTTGCTGGCCCACTGAATTCAACATCAAACCAAAACGCAAATCCATGTAGTGGAGCTGGGAATCAAGGAAGTAtgaatactatgctcaaaatgaAGACATAGAGGAAATTTACAACGACCATGTAAGCTAATAGCAAGAAACAAAGGCCTATGTGAAATAAAGTAAATGGTGTGTAACAATGGGTAAACTGAAAGATATTAACAAAAGAGGATAAACTGATTACACTACTGCATGATATCTCAATTGTCTGGTCTGCACACACAATGGAAATTCCCAACACAGCATGTGTATGCACACAGACAGAAAGAAGACAGCACATTGCATATGGAAAAAGCAAAGGTATCAATAATGGGTTTACCTCGCATCATTGACTGGAACTTATATCTTGTTGATATAGATTCTAACTCATTGAGTTGGATAGTGTAACAGTCCACATGCTTAACCTGTTTATCGTAATATATTTCAATTCCATTTGATGAGCAATTTTTAGAAATATGTTAAAATGAAAATTGCTTTAGAGCTCACAATTTGGTCATATAACATGGACAAACGCTGTTGGCAAAGAGAATGTCTCAAGCAACAGCCACATGGCATTAATGAGAAATTGTtacatcaaattttcaatttatgaaGAATCTATTAGGTTGCCACATAGACACCAGTGGTGCACTTCCAACTCATGCCTTAGGGATCTAAGGGGAATGTGATGTCTTAGGTAAAGAAGACGTAAAGGATACAATAAAACTAACGGTGGCCTTTCTGATTTCAGAAATCGATAGGGAAAACCAGAGGGGAAAAGCAAGAGAGCTAGAAGACTAACCACATGTGGCCATGTCAAAACATTTTCCCCCGTTATTGTCTCCACACATGGCTCTTCAAACGCACACTGTTTTGCTACCGGCAGCATTGCAGACACTGCAAGAGAAATCAACATTATAATTTCCTATTTCACACATAATCAACAAAGAAACAAGCTACAAGCAAAAGACATGAGAGCTGAAATTTCTAAGCAGGTTTGtagaaatttaatttcacatatatatgcatgaaaaaAAATACAAATCTAACTTAGCATCATACTCACTATCAATTCCATAGACATTGCGCCAAAAATCAATGCTGTCATTGTATCTGTCAGGATGTGTGATGGGTGCCAGGTATAACTGCAGGCAGTAAACAGTGAAAACAAtaaataagtttattttcatCATGAGAAACATATTCTGCAACACAATAAAACTTCATACGAGTCACAAACCATTAAACAGAGAGGAAAAAGAACAAAGCAGCTCAATTACACTGTCATGGTCAGCAAGTAGCAAAACAAGGTTACAATAGCTGGCATAAAAAAGAAGGGACACAGACCGTTGCAGTGCAAGGAAGAATAAGGCCTCCATGTTTTAGCCATCGATCTCTAGCAGTAATAACACTTCCCAGCATGCTCTGGAAAATTGTAATGAGGGTGATCACATATGCAAGTAAAACAAATGTAAAAAGAATAGGACAAAGAGTCAATTGAATGAATAAAAGATAATGCTCTAATCTCTGAACATGTAAGAGTTCATTgaaatcttttaaaaataaacttaGCATATGATGTAAGGTTTTAACAATCACCTCATAGAGCAGCGTGTAGCCCATCCACTCTGAAATTATTACATCAACCTGTTCATCAATTTCAACATCCTGTAGAAATTATAACTAGTATAAACTGTCAGACATTCGAAAGGAAATAAATCAGTTCAAGAGAAAGTAACACATTTCTCAGAACAGTGTGAAGCACATAGCTGTCCACCCCCCTCTCCGACCCTACCATCTAGAAGTTTATTAGCAGATCTAGATTGTAAACATAAATGTAGAAACGAAAATTGAGTCTTCGTTATCTTGAATGACCTACATAAATTTAGCCTACAATAGCTGCTAATTTTGTGTCTCCTCCAAACAAAGATACAAATAGCAGTAATATCCACTCATTGTTCAATAATTAATCTATGAATTGATACACCCGGGTGTTGAAACCAAGCCAATGTGAAAGCTGGCAACCCAGCAAACATTACAATGGCCAATGACCAATAGGTACAAGCTTTCACCAATTATTATCCTATGATCCCCATAACTATAATGGTGCTCATATCAAGTATGAGAAAGATGCGACTATTTAACCAAATATATCCACAAAGGCTACCACAATTGCAGTCTTCTACTAATGAGAGCATCTAGAAGGTGTTGTCACAATTTTTCTCATCTATAATGAGATTTAAACACCAGCACCAATGCAAAGCCCTAAAATGGTTTGCAAAAGGTAAAGCACCGACAAAGGTCTCCATCCATTTTGCACACAGCAAAACAAGAATTCCACCTTGATTTTCCAGTGCAGCTAGTGTTCTGTTGACCTCAACAGTAAATGCAGAAGAATCATCTCTAATTCCACGATGTTGAAACCGATTGTGCGGACTTGTGGCTTTAAAGATAAAGAAGTTATTCTCAATGACTTtaaaaaagttgaagaaagaaaaTCTAACCCTAAGTTGGCTTATCCCTCCAACAAAGTCCGAAGTTAAATTCAACTCCTCCATTCCCAACCATTTAAGGAAATACACGTCAATAAGTCTGAGAAGAAATAAAAAATGCTAATATATATAGGTGCTTATTCTTTTTTCTAATATTCTTGCAACCATTTAAGGAGCATAGATATCTACAAGCTTCAGAGGAAAAGCCTACCTCAACTCGCCCGTGCAATACAATGACCGTTTCAGCTAAATTATTTGCTTTCACCACTTCTTTGGCCTGCTTGCAAATAGCAAAGTTGAATACAAACCAAACAGTCAGTTCCATTTTAAACAAGGCAGCCAAAGAAAGGTCTAGAGAagtaaagaatatatataattccACAATGTTGATAGATAACTAGCATACAGATTCTAATAGCAGTGTTAACCAGGTATCATAATCTCATTGTAGCAATTAACACAGTAAGAAAATGAAAATGGCAACGAGAGAAGGAAAATGAGCTAAATTAGCACTCTCAAAAGAGAAGGTAAAAATGCCTCAGCTACACGTAGTTAAGCGTTAATGCAACAAAGTACCTGCACTGCAATAGCACTGGCATCCACTGCATAAACCTGAAAATACAAAATTGCTTAAGATATTAGACAGTTGTATTTAGTTGAATCCATAAACATTACAAGAATATAACTTTGAGATAGCAAGAGAAttccaaaaaatatatatactaaagAACAAAAT contains:
- the LOC108461607 gene encoding probable protein arginine N-methyltransferase 6 isoform X1, whose translation is MSGSTGVGNVPRQQQTSGGRRGGGRGRKGGRRSREVFRASESQHPQKKDASDDQQDLKSPPPACTDFDVAYFEAYAHIGIHEEMIKDHVRTEAYRDAVMQHQSFIQGKVVVDVGCGTGILSIFCAQAGAKRVYAVDASAIAVQQAKEVVKANNLAETVIVLHGRVEDVEIDEQVDVIISEWMGYTLLYESMLGSVITARDRWLKHGGLILPCTATLYLAPITHPDRYNDSIDFWRNVYGIDMSAMLPVAKQCAFEEPCVETITGENVLTWPHVVKHVDCYTIQLNELESISTRYKFQSMMRAPLHGFAFWFDVEFSGPANSSIITPSQSPLIGISDDDPVDDIPTKKRTNLNEPLVLSTAPEDPPTHWQQTLIYLYDPIEVEQDQIIEGSVTLSQSKENRRFMNIHLQYSSGGRSFVKESVFR
- the LOC108461607 gene encoding probable protein arginine N-methyltransferase 6 isoform X2, which encodes MSGSTGVGNVPRQQQTSGGRRGGGRGRKGGRRSREVFRASESQHPQKKDASDDQQDLKSPPPACTDFDVAYFEAYAHIGIHEEMIKDHVRTEAYRDAVMQHQSFIQGKVVVDVGCGTGILSIFCAQAGAKRVYAVDASAIAVQAKEVVKANNLAETVIVLHGRVEDVEIDEQVDVIISEWMGYTLLYESMLGSVITARDRWLKHGGLILPCTATLYLAPITHPDRYNDSIDFWRNVYGIDMSAMLPVAKQCAFEEPCVETITGENVLTWPHVVKHVDCYTIQLNELESISTRYKFQSMMRAPLHGFAFWFDVEFSGPANSSIITPSQSPLIGISDDDPVDDIPTKKRTNLNEPLVLSTAPEDPPTHWQQTLIYLYDPIEVEQDQIIEGSVTLSQSKENRRFMNIHLQYSSGGRSFVKESVFR